The following is a genomic window from Caldicellulosiruptor danielii.
CCTTGTAAATCTGTACTCTTACCGTATCCATACTGTCCGTTTTCACATTTAGCCTTTGCAGATGCAGAAAGTTCATTGGGATTTGCAACTGTTACTTCTGGGTCTACCCCATAACTGTCAGCACAATCCTGTCTGCTAACACCCTTGTAATTACTAAAATTAGAGCCACCCTCGTAAACAGTATCTCTTTTGTCACCAAAGTATTCAGCCTTTGTTTTAAGCACAGGTGGAAGCACAGGACATAGACTGAGCAAAATAGAAACCACAACTAAAAAAGAAAGAGCTCTGAACAAGCTCTTTTTATGTCTCCTCAAACCATCTCACCTCTCACCTTATTTGATATTTGGGTCAGGCTTTGCATAAACAACTTTTGCATTGGGGTAATAGTTCTTATTGGTAGGATTTGTGGAGCACCAGTAAGCTTTGTTTTCCGTACCAGTCGGGCTAACATACCACATAACCACATCACCATACCACTTCACAATACCATCCGTCGGAAGTTTAACATTCTTCGATGTGTAATACTTCAAATCTTTCTTAACTTCTGCCAGATATGCTTGGGGTACAATAATTGTAGTTGCAGAAGCAAACCACTGTAAAATATTGAAACCCTTATCTTCCCATGGTATCAAACGCAGATGGCCATAAGGTAAATTAAACTCTAATCCAGCAAAAGAGTATACTACAAACGAATTACCGATTTCATGATTCCATCTTCTTGCCCAATTAAGTTTTTCGTTAGGGTCATTCATAGCGCCTTTAATCAACGCCAGCAGTTTCAACTCATCCATCCTGAATGTTATTCTGGGCTCAGCAAATGTAGGTGTGTCACCGCTTGTCAGTTTGCGATACTCCTTCTTATTGTAAACATTCATTTGTGGTTCATAAACCTTCTTGTAGGGATCCCACAGATAAACTATTCCAGTATTCATATCCACATACTTTCTCAACTGCCATACAAACTCATCATATACATCCCGCTTTGACTTATCGAACACTCTTGTGATTAACTGGACAGCCTCTGAGCGTGTGAGCGTTTTTGCAGGGTTGAATCGCACCTTTGCAACGAAAAGTGGAGACATTTCAGGTGTTATGATACCGAGGTCGGCAAGTCTGAGCATTGGTTCTCTGTAGAGCTGTGGGATTTTACTGTAATCTTCAGCCATCTGTGCAAACCTTGTGTAATCAAGAGCAAACTTGCGTGGATAGTTCTTGATATACTCCTCAAGATACTTGTTATAACGTAAATCATACACTAAATTCCATTTATTCCCACCAAAGTCTATTGTGTATTTTACATCTGGAACAAAAAACATCTGCTTTGACTCAGGTGCAAAGGGTGATATATAATAGTAACCTTTCCATGCAGGGTCGTATTTGATATACCCGCCATCAGTTTTAGGTGCTACTTTCAGTTTGTCAGGGTTCTTTTTAGCAAAGTCATATAGAAATTTTTCATAATCGTCACGCATGATATAGCCTTTGAGCGTGTCCCATACATATTTGGTTTCTCTTGTTCCATCGGCATAGTAGTTATCAATCACAAGCAAATCAGCCCAGTACATAACAAAGTTAAGATTTGTTAAAAAATCATACAGATAACCTCTGCCTCTTATTGTCAAATCCCATGGAGTGAGTATCTCTGTTTTGACAGGTATATTCTTGTTTTTGAGTTCTGGCACGTTATTTATCAGTTTCCACACGATATAACTTGCCTGTGCTCTTGTTAAGGGTTTGTTTTTTTTGACCTCACCGGGTATCAAGCCCATTTGTACTGCCTTACCCCAGTAGTCAGCAATGCCGTTTGGTTTTACCTTTGCGCCCATTAAAAGCGATGTTACAAACTCATTTGCTGTGATGTACTGGACTTTGTTTGATACTGCCTGCACTGTTTTGGAAGTTGTCCCTGCCCGTGCTACTGGGAAGGCAAAGGTCAAAAGCAGGCTTAAGATAACTATAAAGCTCAAAAGTTTTCTCATGGCTAAATCAACTCCTTTGCTATGGTTTTCTCAATAATAGTTATACCATGATTTTTGAAAAAGCTACACAAATTTTAAGCAGCCTTACAAATACAAAAAGCCACGACTGGATAGGCAGCTTCTTTTTTGAGCTGCTTTTCACCAACCGTGGCTTTTACTTTTCTTCTTTTTGTTACTCTTTTTGTGTTCTGCTTTCTGCCACATATAAAAAGTGTCTTTGAAATTTTATTGAACAATTTCTTTTCTGTTTTTCTCTCTTAATTCTCCTAACTCTTTCTCTACCTCTTTGGCGGTTTCTTCGAAATATCTAATCAATTCTGTCGCATTCATATCTTTTGTTTCTTCATAAATCTCTTCCTGTATTTTGTGCAGCTCTCTCATTGCATTTGTTTCAAGCATCTCCATCACTCCTTCTCTTCTAAAATCATAAGTGGTGACACTAATTGAATTTCTCTATATCCCATTAGTCTGTTAATTGCGTTTACGCCTTCTATAGTTTTATACTTAACTATATGCTTGAAATTCCAGGACACTAAAATGTTACATTCGTTAACGCTTAGCCGCTGCAATATGAAGTGCGTCGTCGAAGAACTTTGATGGTATTATATTCTCACTCACATACCTTCGCGCAAGTTCTAAAACTTGCTCATTAATCTCAACTCTCTTGAATTCTATTTGAGACATATACTCTAATAGCCTGCTTCTTTTTGGTTCCTTGCACTTACTCAGTTCAGTTATTACTACACTTGAAAGGTATACATCGTATTTCCCTTGTTTAAGCTCTTCCCAGAGTTCTTTTGTTATTTGCATATATTCAGGATTATCCTGCTGGTCTAAATGGCTGATAACGGAGGTGTCAAGATATATCTTTAATTTTTTCAACTTTGTGAAATTCTCCTCTCAATTTTATTTCGAACTTCTACACTTTTATTATACCACACAAAAAATGAAAAACTACAGCTTGAAAGCTGTGGTAAATATCTTTACACCTATTCGAGAGATAAACTTTTCAATTTTCTTGACTCTAAAATATCAATTATTTTAAAATTAAAAAAGCTGCCCATTAAATCTTCAAAAGAGGAGGATTTTAAAACCAAAAAATGCAAACCCAGAGAATAGATATTAGAAACATAGCTATAATTGCCCATGTTGACCATGGCAAAACTACCTTAGTTGACGCAATGCTAAAACAAAGTGGTATATTTCGCGAAAATCAGCTTATTGAAGAGAGAATTCTGGATTCTAACCAGCTTGAAAGAGAAAAGGGAATTACAATAATGGCAAAGAATACTGCCATTATGTACAAAGGTATAAAGATAAACATCATAGACACACCGGGGCATGCGGATTTTGGAAGTGAAGTTGAAAGGTCGCTTGTTATGGCAGATGGTGTTTTGCTAATTGTGGATGCATATGAAGGGCCAATGCCACAGACAAAGTTTGTACTGAGAAAAGCACTTTCTTTAAAGCTAAAACCAATTGTTGTTATAAACAAGATTGACAGACCATTTGCAAGACCTTATGAGGTTTTGGATAAGGTATTGGATTTGTTTATTGAGCTTGGAGCAGATGAAGACCAGCTTGACTTCCCATATGTTTTTGCATCAGCAAAGGAAGGCATTGCAAAGTTTGATTTGGAAGATGAAAGTCATAATTTAGAGCCACTTTTTGAGATGATTATAAACAATATTCCAGCGCCAACAGGTAAGATTGATGCACCTTTCCAGATGATTGTAACTTCAATTGATTATGACAATTACCTTGGAAGAATTGCAATCGGCAAGGTTGTAAGAGGAAGTGTGAAAATCAATCAGCAGGTTGCAGTTTGCACAAAACAGGATGGAGTTTTGCAAAAGACAAAGGTTACAAAGCTGTATCAGTTTGAGGGTTTGAAGAGAGTTGAATGCAGTGAGGCAAAGCTTGGTGATATTGTTGCTATTGCCGGGATAGATGGTATCAATATTGGGCAGACTGTGGCTTGTGCAGAAGCTCCAGAGGCTTTGGAGTTTATAAAGATTGATGAGCCAACAATCTCTATGATTTTTTCTACAAACGATTCACCTTTTGCAGGAAAAGAAGGAGAGTACGTTACCTCAAGACATTTGCGAGAGAGGCTTTTTAGAGAACTTGAAAGGAATGTAGGTCTTAAGGTAGAAGAGACAGACTCTCCGGATTCATTTAAAGTCTCTGGGAGGGGTGAGCTTCACCTTGCAATTTTAATTGAGACCATGAGAAGAGAAGGATATGAGTTTCAGGTTTCAAAACCTCAGGTGATAACAAAAATAGTAAACGGTCAGCTTTATGAACCTTATGAATATTTGATCATTGATGTTCCGGAAGAATTTATGGGTACCTGTCTGGAAAAACTTGGGCCAAGAAGAGCTCAGCTTCAGAACATGACAATCCTAAATGATGGATTTATGCGACTTGAATTTATAATTCCCGCAAGAGGATTGATTGGATTTAGGTCAGAGTTTTTAACAGACACAAAAGGAAATGGTATCATGAACCATGTGTTTTATGATTACATGCCTTACGCGGGAGAGATTCCAGAAAGAAGTAGAGGAGCTTTGATAGCATTTGAGACAGGCGAGGCTGTGACATATGGACTTTACAACGCTCAAGAGAGAGGGAGACTTTTTATTGAACCTGGCAGTCAGGTTTATGAGGGGATGATTGTTGGGGAGAGTTCAAGACCGGAAGATATTGTTGTGAATGTGTGCAAGAGGAAGCACCTTACAAATATGCGCTCTGCAACAGCTGATGAAGCTTTGAGACTAACACCGCCTGTAAAGCTTTCATTGGAAGAGTGTATTGAGTTTTTAGCAGAGGATGAGCTTTTGGAAGTCACTCCAAAGAGCTTAAGGCTCAGGAAAAAGATATTAAACCACGAGATGAGGAAGAAAATGGAAGTAAGAACCAAAAAAGAAGAAAAGGAGCCTGTTTATTGACGGCTCTTTTTCTTTTTGGATTTCTATTGTGGTATAATATGAACATGAAAACCAAAGAAAGTTTTGGGGTAAATTGTACTATGAGATTATGGCAAAAAAGTCTTAAATATTATTTGATTGTATTACTCTTCTTAGTCTTAATGGTTTCACTTGTTTATGTATCACTCAAACATCAAAAAGAAAAAGTAATTGAAACTGTGGTTGAGATCCCGCAAAATACGTCCACAAAAGATGTTGCTATGATTTTAAAGAAAAATGGGATTATAAAAAACCCATACTTTTTTATGTTTTATGTCAAACTTAACAACTACAAGATAGCAGCAGGAAAATACAAGCTTTCGTCTGATATGACATATAGAGAGCTTTGCAGAGCTCTTGAAAAAGGTTTTGTTCCTAAAGGTGCCATTAAATTTACTATTCCAGAAGGGTTTACAGTTCAGCAAATTGCCAAAAAACTTCAAAGTCTTGGACTTGTAGATGAAAACAAGTTTTTGGAAACTGTGAATAGTTATGACTTTAATTTTAAGTATAAATATAGTTCTAAAGAAGTAAAGTATAAACTTGAAGGGTTTTTGTTCCCCGATACATATGAAGTATATCCCGACACTTCTGAAAAGGATATTATAAAAATGATGCTAAATAGATTTTTAGAGGTATATGAAAAGATAAAGGATAAAAAGACAACAGATTTAGATGATGTTCAAACGGTTATACTTGCCTCAATTGTTGAGAAAGAGGCAAAAAAAGATAGCGAAAGAAGTATTATTGCCGGTGTGTTTTTAAACAGGCTACAAAAAGGCATGAAACTTGAAAGCTGTGCAACAGTAGAATATGTACTTCCAGTTCATAAAGAGGTTCTTTCTTTGCAAGATATAAAAATAAAATCTCCGTACAATACATACCTTAAAAAAGGGCTGCCGCCCTCTGCTATCTGCAGCCCTGGTAGAAAAAGCCTTCTTGCAGCTTTAGCTCCTGCAAAAACAGATTATCTATTTTTTGTTGCCAAAAGGGATGGAACTCATATATTTTCAAAGACATTTGAAGACCATTTGAAGGTTCAAAAACAAACAGAAGAAGGGAAAAAATAAAAATGGATATATCGCAGGACATTTTAAACCAGTTTATAAGAAGCAAGCTTACAAATATGGACCCAAGACTTTCTAAGATTGCAAAAGAGGCTCAAAGGAGAAATATACCAATAGTTTCAAAAGAGGTATCGCGGCTTTTGACAATACTTTCAATGCTGAAAAAACCAAAGAGAATATTGGAGATTGGCACTGCAGTAGGGTTTTCAGCGCTGTCCATGCACATAGGTTTTCCTGAAGCGAAGATTATTACAATAGAGATGGATTTTGAAATGGTTATGGAGGCTAAGAAAAATATAAAAGAGTTTGGCGCCCAGGACAAAATAATTGTTATAGGTGGTGAGGCGGGAGAGGTGTTGGCAGCAATTGAAGGTGAGTTTGACATGATATTTTTTGATGCTGCAAAAGCTCAGTATATTAATTATTTCAACCTTACCAAAGAGAAGATGTCTAAAAACTGCCTCCTTATATGTGACAATGTGCTTTTTAAAGGAATGGTTGTGGGAAGAAGATATCTTAAAAGAAGGATGATAACAATTGCAAAGAGAATGAACAAGTTCATAAAGATGATAGAAGATGACCCTGATTTTGTAATGACACTTCTTCCCATCAGCGATGGAGTGTTGATAGCCGTAAGGAAGTAGAAAAAGGTTGTGGAGGTTTTTGAGAAGATGATGAACATAAAAAAGCCTGAACTTGTTGCGCCTGCAGGCGATTTAGAAAAGCTCAAAACTGCAGTTTTGTACGGCGCAGACAGTGTATATATTGGTGGTAAAGAATTTGGGCTCAGAAAATATGCGGGAAATTTTGATTTTGATGAGATGAAAGAGGGCATTGATTTTGCACATAAACATGGTAGGAAGGTA
Proteins encoded in this region:
- the mltG gene encoding endolytic transglycosylase MltG, with protein sequence MRLWQKSLKYYLIVLLFLVLMVSLVYVSLKHQKEKVIETVVEIPQNTSTKDVAMILKKNGIIKNPYFFMFYVKLNNYKIAAGKYKLSSDMTYRELCRALEKGFVPKGAIKFTIPEGFTVQQIAKKLQSLGLVDENKFLETVNSYDFNFKYKYSSKEVKYKLEGFLFPDTYEVYPDTSEKDIIKMMLNRFLEVYEKIKDKKTTDLDDVQTVILASIVEKEAKKDSERSIIAGVFLNRLQKGMKLESCATVEYVLPVHKEVLSLQDIKIKSPYNTYLKKGLPPSAICSPGRKSLLAALAPAKTDYLFFVAKRDGTHIFSKTFEDHLKVQKQTEEGKK
- a CDS encoding PIN domain-containing protein; the encoded protein is MKKLKIYLDTSVISHLDQQDNPEYMQITKELWEELKQGKYDVYLSSVVITELSKCKEPKRSRLLEYMSQIEFKRVEINEQVLELARRYVSENIIPSKFFDDALHIAAAKR
- a CDS encoding O-methyltransferase, with translation MDISQDILNQFIRSKLTNMDPRLSKIAKEAQRRNIPIVSKEVSRLLTILSMLKKPKRILEIGTAVGFSALSMHIGFPEAKIITIEMDFEMVMEAKKNIKEFGAQDKIIVIGGEAGEVLAAIEGEFDMIFFDAAKAQYINYFNLTKEKMSKNCLLICDNVLFKGMVVGRRYLKRRMITIAKRMNKFIKMIEDDPDFVMTLLPISDGVLIAVRK
- the typA gene encoding translational GTPase TypA — translated: MQTQRIDIRNIAIIAHVDHGKTTLVDAMLKQSGIFRENQLIEERILDSNQLEREKGITIMAKNTAIMYKGIKINIIDTPGHADFGSEVERSLVMADGVLLIVDAYEGPMPQTKFVLRKALSLKLKPIVVINKIDRPFARPYEVLDKVLDLFIELGADEDQLDFPYVFASAKEGIAKFDLEDESHNLEPLFEMIINNIPAPTGKIDAPFQMIVTSIDYDNYLGRIAIGKVVRGSVKINQQVAVCTKQDGVLQKTKVTKLYQFEGLKRVECSEAKLGDIVAIAGIDGINIGQTVACAEAPEALEFIKIDEPTISMIFSTNDSPFAGKEGEYVTSRHLRERLFRELERNVGLKVEETDSPDSFKVSGRGELHLAILIETMRREGYEFQVSKPQVITKIVNGQLYEPYEYLIIDVPEEFMGTCLEKLGPRRAQLQNMTILNDGFMRLEFIIPARGLIGFRSEFLTDTKGNGIMNHVFYDYMPYAGEIPERSRGALIAFETGEAVTYGLYNAQERGRLFIEPGSQVYEGMIVGESSRPEDIVVNVCKRKHLTNMRSATADEALRLTPPVKLSLEECIEFLAEDELLEVTPKSLRLRKKILNHEMRKKMEVRTKKEEKEPVY